The proteins below come from a single Alnus glutinosa chromosome 9, dhAlnGlut1.1, whole genome shotgun sequence genomic window:
- the LOC133878518 gene encoding uncharacterized protein LOC133878518 has protein sequence MIDVFLVLMDQGRHPYAYRAPRPPVPPMTTPTDSTPVYTAAWPPHPDGAYRPLLPGMVAVPTSDHGQTSTAGVGSSPLSEPPTLSQLGFTQPGNAYRWWVQEGVGSQGYAPYFPYTYSRPMTCNPDSETQDCRFPLSQTGEMQMPAVGLGQIPAQAAMQGQILGPRQMPASGASQGPGQVERQMPLPGESQMPLSGESQMPLSGESQMPDVGGSQTTHEEDVAMLGTDQLAPGSPQGMDSDDDQHPPPAGEVGEEVAGDPATQHIGTGQIRLMGYNPDGTIYYEVIDDPARNWVLPRGKKVVLQYNAAIQPVGRACNRFRREVGKMIRSGSYIHMRDEWARVNRQIKQAMWNALMEEFYLPVSVDMRRAQQEAWNDIGRKHRSWKSRFKTQLGIGDGDTPESIRARMPEKFFEQYDAEDVEFLLRDWCREHKIATSERMKRLRERNDLPHCAGSKSYARFNHEEACTSGTPPTRAASFVKTHTKKDGTFLNDRTRVLCERMTQSLASDPAATQSVSADTVRWAPNDAYEQAIGRPEYAGRVRQVGPNVTPVRGTCFSYRPRSQGGPSQGTSRDWAEQSRKMEEMQAELHAERARNDRLEQRVQQFDGIEQRLREMEVFMSSMAVPAPCVGNQSSPAHVGSTSSVGSASAGNSTTVGTLSPVGRQLSQHSTVATPSPATPFIAQQSPVGENTPGTVPRDSQRRLSDL, from the exons atgattgatgtatttctt gtattgatggaccagggacgccatccttatgcatatcgggcacctcgcccacccgtgccccccatgaccacgcccactgattcgacgccagtatatactgcggcgtggccaccccacccagacggggcttatagaccattgttgccgggtatggtggccgtgcccacgtcagatcacgggcagaccagcacagctggagttggcagctctccattgtcggagccgccgacattatctcagttagggttcacccaaccgggtaacgcctatcgatggtgggtgcaagagggggtggggtcacagggttatgcgccgtactttccgtatacgtatagtcgacctatgacgtgtaaccctgatagtgagacgcaggattgtagatttccactgtcacagaccggggagatgcagatgccggctgtggggttgggacagataccggcacaggcggcgatgcagggccagattttggggccgagacagatgccagcatcgggggcgagtcagggcccggggcaagTAGAGAGGCAGATGCCGTtacctggtgagagccagatgccgctttccggtgagagtcagatgccgctttccggtgagagtcagatgccagatgtgggggggagccagactacccatgaggaggacgttgcgatgttgggtaccgatcagttggcccccggtagcccccagggtatggattcagatgatgatcagcatcctccaccagccggagaggttggcgaggaggttgcaggcgacccagcgacgcaGCACATAGGGACtgggcagattcggttgatgg ggtacaacccagacgggaccatttattatgaggtgattgacgacccagcgagaaactgggtgctcccgagggggaagaaggttgtattgcagtacaatgctgctatacaacctgtaggacgagcctgcaatcgttttcggcgggaagtgggcaagatgatcaggagtgggtcctacatacacatgcgggacgaatgggcgagggtaaataggcagattaagcaggcaatgtggaacgcactgatg gaggagttctatctacctgtatcagttgacatgcgcagggcacaacaggaggcgtggaatgatattggacgtaagcaccgctcgtggaagtcgaggttcaaaacccaactaggaattggagacggtgacacgcccgagagtatccgtgcgagaatgccggagaaattttttgagcagtatgatgcagaagatgtagaattcctgctgagagattggtgcagagagcataaaatc gcaacctctgaacggatgaagaggttgcgggagcggaatgacctaccccattgtgcgggatctaaaagttatgccagatttaatcacgaggag gcatgtacatctggcacgccccccactcgcgccgcgtcgttcgtgaagacccacacaaagaaggacggcactttcctgaacgaccgtacacgggtcttatgc gagaggatgacgcagagtttagccagtgatccagccgccacgcaaagcgtctccgcagacacggtgcgttgggcaccgaacgacgcttacgaacaggcgattgggaggcctgagtatgcagggagggttcggcaggttggcccgaacgtcacacctgttcgagggacatgtttttcatataggcctcggtcacaggggggaccatctcaggggacgtctcgggattgggccgaacagtctcggaagatggaagagatgcaagcggagctacatgctgagcgagcgaggaatgaccgtttggagcagcgcgtgcaacagttcgacggcatagagcagcgcttgcgagagatggaggtcttcatgtcctccatggcagtaccagcaccatgtgttggtaatcagtcttctcctgcacacgtaggtagtacgtcgtccgttggtagtgcatctgcag gtaattcgacaacggttggtacgttgtcgcctgttggacgacagctgagccagcactccactgtcgctacaccttcgcccgctacaccattcattgcgcagcaatcgccggtgggcgagaacacgcctgggacggtacctcgtgattcgcagagacgcctttcagatttgtag
- the LOC133876940 gene encoding uncharacterized protein LOC133876940: MANNDVIFRVHYGGRFDRRYKCTYVGRQIGLYEESYDLDCLSFFEIERVAGKFGYEPGDLVYYRIPGRELDDGLVLLTSDEDVSRMADVLLGHTLVLLYTVSFADAGAEVGANEGEGEGEDIVESGNEERRLKVVNDPYWHALMSDDDDAWDGADEPEAGGSKRDDDYSPHFDDDGDTDEEDGGHGEGSHEKAADVGGLSGSATMLDDEEEDEVSSNIARSDILVTPPKSDEEYETSSWPKCVTRVSQFQDVDMEDPHLDVGMSFESAAQFRKAVREYNLFRGKDVVFTKNDGDRVIGVCKSRPKGCPWRVYGSLVTGERTFMLKSLNPKHQCTRCYKSSIVTSRWIADRMTHKFRTQPNYPIAALFDDVKRKWNVDVTPRQLYRARVKAKEQVEGKHKEQYKRLWDYCATVRQMNRWSTLLMKVERPTLDVPPTFQRLYMSLAACKEGFKRACRPVIGVDGCFLKGHFGGQLLAAVGRDPNDNIYPIALAVVEAETKDSWSWFLETLVGDLGPNGCTGWTFISDRQKGLIPSFEEVLPSAPHRICIRHLYANFRGDGHKGLVLKDKLWKAAAAYNFYGYQREMEALKKLSPAAHAYLEKIDPRTWARAFFDTTPKCDLIMNNLCECFNSYIIHA, encoded by the exons ATGGCAAACAACGATGTCATTTTTAGGGTTCATTACGGGGGCCGGTTTGATCGGCGATACAAATGCACCTATGTTGGAAGGCAAATAGGGTTGTATGAAGAGTCATATGACCTAgattgtttgtctttttttgagATCGAAAGAGTAGCTGGAAAATTTGGATACGAACCAGGTGACCTGGTGTACTATCGAATACCCGGAAGAGAATTAGATGATGGGTTGGTTTTATTAACATCTGATGAGGATGTCTCCAGAATGGCCGATGTCTTATTAGGCCATACACTTGTATTACTGTACACGGTGTCTTTTGCAGATGCTGGTGCTGAAGTAGGGGCAaatgagggtgagggtgagggtgaagATATTGTGGAAAGTGGTAATGAGGAAAGGAGGTTGAAGGTTGTAAATGATCCATACTGGCATGCATTGATGAGTGACGATGACGATGCATGGGATGGGGCTGATGAACCAGAAGCTGGTGGTTCAAAACGTGATGATGATTATAGTCCTCATtttgatgatgatggtgatacTGATGAGGAGGATGGTGGTCATGGGGAGGGTAGCCATGAAAAGGCAGCTGATGTTGGTGGTTTAAGTGGTTCGGCTACTATGTTggatgatgaggaagaggatgagGTATCCTCTAACATAGCTAGAAGTGATATCCTCGTAACTCCCCCTAAAAGTGATGAGGAGTATGAGACGAGTAGTTGGCCTAAGTGTGTTACTAGGGTTTCCCAGTTTCAGGATGTGGACATGGAAGACCCACATTTAGATGTTGGCATGTCATTTGAATCTGctgctcaattcaggaaagctgTGAGAGAATACAATTTGTTTAGGGGTAAGGATGTTGTGTTCACAAAAAATGATGGGGATCGGGTTATTGGAGTTTGTAAGAGTAGGCCCAAGGGTTGTCCTTGGAGAGTTTATGGTTCACTGGTTACGGGTGAGAGAACTTTTATGCTTAAGTCACTGAACCCTAAACACCAGTGTACACGATGTTACAAGTCTTCGATTGTAACGTCTAGATGGATTGCAGACAGAATGACCCACAAATTTAGGACACAGCCAAACTATCCAATTGCAGCTCTCTTTGAtgatgtaaaaaggaaatggaaTGTGGATGTTACTCCTAGACAACTGTACAGGGCCAGGGTTAAGGCGAAAGAACAGGTAGAAGGTAAGCACAAGGAACAGTACAAGCGGCTATGGGATTATTGTGCAACAGTAAGACAAATGAATAGATGGAGTACACTGTTGATGAAAGTTGAAAGGCCTACGTTAGACGTCCCACCTACTTTTCAAAGGTTGTATATGTCTTTGGCAGCATGCAAGGAGGGTTTTAAAAGGGCTTGTAGGCCCGTGATAGGTGTTGACGGCTGCTTCCTTAAGGGACATTTCGGGGGGCAATTGTTGGCTGCTGTGGGAAGAGATCCAAACGACAATATTTATCCGATTGCACTGGCTGTGGTTGAAGCTGAAACCAAGGATAGTTGGTCCTGGTTTCTAGAGACTCTAGTGGGGGACCTTGGTCCAAATGGCTGTACTGGGTGGACATTCATTTCTGACAGACAGAAg GGGTTGATACCAAGCTTCGAGGAGGTCCTACCAAGTGCACCGCATCGCATATGTATCCGACACTTATATGCAAACTTTAGGGGTGATGGGCACAAAGGATTGGTGCTAAAAGACAAGTTGTGGAAAGCAGCTGCTGCATATAATTTTTATGGGTATCAAAGGGAAATGGAGGCGCTGAAGAAATTGAGTCCAGCTGCCCATGCTTATTTGGAGAAGATTGACCCCCGTACCTGGGCTAGGGCTTTCTTTGACACCACCCCAAAGTGCGACTTGATCATGAACAACTTATGCGAGTGCTTCAACTCGTACATCATCCATGCCTGA
- the LOC133877225 gene encoding disease resistance protein RPV1-like, with protein sequence MGQRLSGLKRKRETESEDQNQARKVLVVQDPNKEVQSNSTTRSTSSSSSFGWDYDVFLSFRGEDTRRNFTDHLFSALVEAGIRTFRDEEDLRRGENISTELRNAIQGSRISIVVFSEGYASSRWCLDELVEIVHCRNTIGHTLHPIFYHVDPSHVRNQIGTFATAFASHEKRFSTDIERVKSWRAALFEAANCSGWDLKSVANGYESRFIKKIVEEVSSNVNLALLDVDIHPIAMKSRVDDIKGLLNLGTSDVRIVGIYGMGGIGKTTLAKAVYNEICDAFNGNSFLSNLKESSEKPDGLIHLQNQLISDILKTYSFSKIVNVERGTNIIQRRIHGKKVLVILDDVDDFENLDMLVKKHWLGPGSRIIITTRDEHLLTQLEVDEKYEVRELNHGESLRLFSWHAFKMNNPRREYSELSIEVVDYAGGLPLALKVLGSFLKERTIAEWKSGLEKLQRTPNEKIQKILEISFDSLDSHTKKIFLDIACFFVDMDKEYTFKILDGCNFFPESGIPILFQRSLVTIDYRNKLKMHNLIRDMGREIVCKESPNYPGKRSRLWFYEDVLNVLNKLTGSKKVEGLILNPLLLEDVEVLKTKAFKKMTNLRLLQINDVQLTGSYEYLSKELKWLCWHKCPLKSLPQDFHLENLVILDMQHSKVKRVWKKNKIFNKLKILNLSNSKYLTRSPDFSRVPQLEILILEGCTSLVQVHESIGYLKRLVLLNLKNCTNLKYINPRSIFNLESLDLSDCSTFEKLSEQIQSSFGLLMNLKIASFSGCSGLIELPNLHAPHLESLELEGCTSLVQIHESIGHLKRLVSLNLKNCTKLKHLPRSIVDLESLETLDLSGCLIFEKLPNQQPSSFGLFMNLKTASFSGCSSLIELPNFSHAPHLESLNLKGCTSLVEIHESVGFLKRLVSLNLWNCQKIRSLPSSISNLESLEILELFGCDNLEKLPENLGKMKALKSLMVDFTAIKQLPSSFSLLENLEYLSFVGCNRLINSPEFSQISRLKKLNFFVCRSLVKIHESIGHLKRLEVLDLSNCNLSDDEIPIEFGYLSSLQTLRLSRNNFHNLPSCISRLPKLESLRLSESTNLQSISVPRSIRFLAANGCTSLESISILTNDSSESSYLDDLDLHGETYSSFDLNNCSKLVEIQNLGSLRCVPCTFRMGGCNNLSSEFRKSVFQMMSKTGNSVGEVLLPGSEIPNWISHQTIGSSISFCEPSLLDGKIGGKMLLSVVYAVKKEAPREIFAQRRDLRWRMRLRNKSYRDRSNNWDDWDTVGDFYRVIPEGPDFDIFEDHIAAQVSHDNRWAPDISSQMKSGDEIEVAVDLQLWGPGFDHMDIMCGIDQQIMEVKRCGIHFVVDEHEPNVRDDEISESED encoded by the exons ATGGGCCAAAGATTGAGTGGCTTGAAGCGGAAGCGGGAGACTGAATCCGAGGACCAAAACCAGGCTCGCAAGGTTCTCGTCGTCCAAGACCCAAACAAAGAAG TCCAATCAAACTCAACCACAAGATCCACCTCgtcatcttcttcatttggTTGGGATTACGACGTCTTCCTGAGTTTCAGAGGTGAAGACACTCGCAGAAACTTCACCGATCACCTTTTCTCCGCCTTGGTAGAAGCTGGAATTCGTACTTTTCGAGATGAAGAGGACCTTCGAAGAGGTGAGAACATCTCTACCGAACTACGCAATGCAATTCAGGGATCAAGAATTTCCATTGTGGTATTTTCCGAAGGCTATGCTTCTTCAAGGTGGTGCCTTGATGAGCTTGTGGAGATTGTGCACTGTAGAAATACCATAGGCCACACTCTTCATCCCATATTTTATCACGTGGATCCCTCACATGTCCGAAACCAGATCGGAACTTTTGCCACAGCATTTGCTAGTCATGAAAAGCGATTTTCGACTGATATAGAGAGGGTGAAGAGTTGGAGAGCAGCTCTTTTTGAAGCTGCGAATTGTTCCGGTTGGGATCTCAAAAGCGTTGCAAATGG GTATGAATCAAGATTCATCAAAAAGATTGTTGAAGAAGTTTCAAGTAATGTGAACCTCGCTCTCTTGGATGTTGACATACACCCAATAGCAATGAAGTCTCGTGTTGATGATATTAAAGGTTTATTAAATCTTGGAACAAGTGATGTTCGCATTGTGGGCATTTACGGAATGGGTGGTATTGGTAAAACAACCCTAGCAAAAGCTGTTTACAATGAAATATGTGATGCATTTAATGGAAATAGCTTTCTTTCAAACCTTAAAGAAAGTTCAGAAAAGCCTGATGGCTTAATCCACTTACAAAATCAACTTATTTCTGATATCTTGAAAACGTATTCGTTTTCGAAGATTGTGAATGTTGAGAGAGGAACCAATATAATTCAACGTAGAATTCATGGAAAAAAGGTTCTTGTTATTCTTGATGATGTGGATGACTTTGAAAACCTAGACATGTTAGTCAAAAAGCACTGGCTTGGTCCAGGAAGTAGAATCATTATAACAACCAGAGATGAACATTTGCTAACTCAATTGGAGGTAGATGAAAAATATGAAGTACGAGAATTGAATCATGGGGAGTCTCTTCGATTGTTCAGTTGGCATGCCTTCAAGATGAACAACCCAAGAAGAGAGTACTCAGAGCTATCGATTGAAGTAGTGGATTATGCTGGAGGACTTCCATTAGCTCTTAAGGTTTTGGGTTCTTTTCttaaagaaagaaccattgctGAATGGAAAAGTGGAttggaaaaattacaaagaaCTCCTAATGAAAAGATTCAAAAAATACTTGAAATAAGTTTTGATTCATTGGATAGCCATACAAAGAAAATATTCCTTGATATTGCATGTTTCTTTGTCGATATGGACAAAGAATACACTTTCAAAATACTTGATGGTTGTAATTTCTTTCCAGAGAGTGGTATCCCTATTCTCTTTCAAAGGTCACTTGTGACAATTGATTACCGAAATAAGTTGAAGATGCATAATCTGATTCGAGATATGGGAAGAGAAATTGTTTGCAAAGAATCACCCAATTATCCAGGAAAACGCAGCAGGTTGTGGTTTTACGAGGATGTCTTAAATGTACTAAACAAACTTACG GGTTCAAAGAAAGTTGAGGGTCTCATCTTAAATCCCCTGCTACTTGAAGATGTAGAAGTATTGAAAActaaagcatttaaaaaaatgacaaatttgaGATTACTCCAAATCAATGATGTACAACTTACAGGATCCTATGAATATCTCTCCAAAGAGTTGAAGTGGCTTTGTTGGCATAAGTGCCCTTTAAAATCTCTCCCGCAAGATTTTCATCTGGAGAACCTTGTTATTCTTGATATGCAGCATAGTAAAGTCAAACGAGTTTGGAAGAAGAATAAA ATTTTTAACAAGTTGAAGATCCTTAATCTTAGCAATTCCAAATATCTCACTAGATCACCAGATTTCTCACGAGTCCCACAACTGGAGATACTAATACTTGAAGGTTGCACAAGCTTGGTTCAGGTTCATGAGTCCATTGGATATCTCAAAAGActtgttttattaaatttaaagaattgCACAAACTTGAAGTACATTAATCCAAGAAGCATTTTTAACTTAGAATCTCTTGACTTGTCTGATTGCTCAACATTCGAAAAATTATCGGAGCAAATACAATCCTCATTTGGTCTTTTGATGAATCTCAAAATTGCATCATTTTCTGGATGTAGTGGTCTCATCGAATTACCAAACTTACATGCCCCACATTTGGAAAGTCTGGAACTTGAAGGTTGTACAAGCTTGGTTCAGATTCATGAGTCCATTGGACATCTCAAAAGACTTGTTTCATTGAATTTAAAGAATTGCACGAAGTTGAAGCACCTTCCAAGAAGCATTGTTGACTTAGAATCTCTTGAAACCCTTGACTTGTCTGGTTGcttgatatttgaaaaattacCGAATCAACAACCATCCTCCTTTGGTCTTTTCATGAATCTCAAAACTGCATCATTTTCAGGATGTAGTAGTCTCATCGAATTACCAAACTTCTCACATGCCCCACATTTGGAGAGTCTGAATCTTAAAGGTTGTACAAGCTTGGTTGAGATTCACGAATCCGTTGGATTTCTAAAAAGACTTGTTTCGTTGAATTTATGGAATTGCCAGAAGATTAGGAGTCTTCCAAGTAGCATTTCTAACTTGGAATCTCTTGAAATTCTCGAGTTGTTTGGTTGCGATAATCTTGAAAAGTTACCGGAGAATTTGGGAAAAATGAAGGCTTTAAAAAGTCTTATGGTGGACTTCACTGCTATTAAGCAACTACCATCTTCCTTTAGCCTTTTGGAGAATCTCGAGTATTTAAGTTTTGTTGGTTGTAATCGTCTCATTAACTCACCAGAGTTCTCACAAATCTCACGTCTAAAGAaactgaatttttttgtttgtagaagCTTGGTTAAGATTCACGAGTCTATTGGACATCTAAAAAGACTTGAAGTACTTGATCTCAGTAATTGCAATTTGTCTGATGATGAGATTCCCATTGAATTTGGATATTTATCTTCACTCCAAACATTGCGGTTATCAAGAAACAATTTTCATAACCTACCTAGTTGCATCAGCCGCCTTCCTAAATTAGAGAGTTTGCGATTGAGTGAGTCTACTAATCTTCAATCAATTTCAGTTCCTCGTAGTATAAGATTTTTGGCAGCAAATGGCTGCACGTCATTGGAAAGCATCTCAATTCTGACGAATGATAGTTCAGAATCTTCTTACCTTGATGATCTCGACTTGCACGGTGAGACTTACTCATCTTTTGACCTTAATAATTGCTCCAAACTGGTTGAGATTCAAAATTTGGGGAGTTTGCGATGTGTACCTTGTACGTTTAGAATGGGAGGGTGCAACAACCTATCATCTGAGTTTAGGAAGAGTGTTTtccag ATGATGAGCAAGACAGGCAACAGTGTTGGGGAAGTTCTCCTCCCCGGAAGTGAGATTCCAAATTGGATTAGCCATCAGACAATCGGTTCTTCAATATCCTTTTGTGAACCTTCGCTTTTGGATGGTAAAATCGGAGGCAAAATGCTTCTTAGCGTTGTTTATGCAGTAAAAAAGGAAGCACCCAGAGAGATATTTGCTCAACGGCGTGACTTAAGATGGAGAATGAGATTACGTAATAAAAGTTATAGAGACCGGTCCAACAACTGGGATGACTGGGATACCGTGGGAGATTTTTATCGGGTTATACCAGAAGGACCAGATTTTGATATCTTTGAAGATCATATAGCTGCACAAGTGAGTCATGACAATCGTTGGGCACCAGATATTAGCAGTCAGATGAAAAGTGGAGATGAAATAGAGGTGGCTGTCGATCTACAATTGTGGGGCCCAGGATTTGATCATATGGACATTATGTGTGGAATTGATCAGCAAATTATGGAAGTGAAGAGGTGTGGAATTCATTTTGTAGTTGATGAGCATGAGCCAAATGTAAGAGATGACGAGATCTCTGAAAGTGAGGATTGA